The following proteins are co-located in the Longimicrobium terrae genome:
- a CDS encoding rod shape-determining protein, which yields MAFSWFRSGSFIPVNDIAVDLGTANTLVYVKGEGIVLNEPSVVAMEKATNQIKGIGLEAKRMLGRTPEGITAVRPLKDGVIADVDVTEIMLRYFLQTVTSKRFLKLKPTVVVGVPSGITELERRAVRQSAAAAGAKEVYMVAEPMAAAIGVGLPVETPTGNMVIDIGGGTTEIAVIALSGIVCDTSIRVGGDEIDNAIVTFMRKNYNLMIGEATAEAVKIQIGSAYSTGDEREMDVKGRDLVSGIPKTVRVHSQEIRECIQEPIQAIVEAVRRALEITPPELASDIVDRGIVMTGGGALIRGLDSLIARETNLPIHVDEDPLTCVVRGAGRILDDVIKYKGVLTS from the coding sequence ATGGCCTTCAGCTGGTTCCGGTCGGGGAGCTTCATCCCGGTCAACGACATCGCCGTCGACCTTGGGACGGCGAATACCCTGGTGTACGTAAAGGGCGAAGGCATCGTCCTGAACGAGCCCTCGGTGGTGGCCATGGAAAAGGCCACGAACCAGATCAAGGGCATCGGGCTCGAGGCCAAGCGCATGCTGGGCCGCACCCCCGAAGGCATCACCGCGGTGCGCCCCCTCAAGGACGGCGTCATCGCCGACGTGGACGTCACCGAGATCATGCTGCGGTACTTTCTGCAGACGGTGACCTCCAAGCGGTTCCTGAAGCTCAAGCCCACGGTGGTGGTGGGCGTGCCCTCGGGAATCACCGAGCTGGAGCGGCGCGCGGTTCGCCAGAGCGCGGCCGCGGCGGGCGCCAAGGAAGTGTACATGGTGGCCGAGCCCATGGCCGCGGCCATCGGCGTGGGGCTGCCGGTGGAAACGCCCACGGGCAACATGGTCATCGACATCGGCGGCGGCACCACGGAAATCGCGGTGATCGCGCTGTCGGGGATCGTGTGCGACACCAGCATCCGCGTGGGAGGCGACGAGATCGACAACGCCATCGTCACCTTCATGCGCAAGAACTACAACCTGATGATCGGCGAGGCCACGGCCGAAGCGGTCAAGATCCAGATCGGGTCGGCCTACAGCACCGGCGACGAGCGCGAGATGGACGTCAAGGGGCGCGACCTGGTGTCGGGCATTCCCAAGACGGTGCGCGTGCACTCGCAGGAAATCCGCGAGTGCATCCAGGAGCCCATCCAGGCCATCGTGGAAGCGGTGCGCCGGGCGCTGGAAATCACCCCGCCGGAGCTGGCCAGCGACATCGTGGACCGGGGCATCGTGATGACGGGCGGCGGAGCACTCATCCGCGGCCTCGACAGCCTGATTGCCCGAGAAACCAACCTTCCAATTCACGTCGACGAGGATCCGCTCACCTGCGTGGTTCGCGGGGCCGGGCGCATTCTGGACGACGTGATCAAGTACAAAGGAGTGTTGACGTCCTGA
- a CDS encoding S9 family peptidase, which translates to MYSRTARTLMLLAPVLAAAPAAAQTARDLPRPPVARVLPRTDTLHGDVRVDNYFWLRDRANPEVISYLQAENRYADTAMAGTRALQETLYQEMVGRIKQNDLSVPDRIGPYFYYSRTEEGKQYPIYVRRRGSMTAPEEVIFDQNRMAEGHGYYSLGAFAVSPDHRMLAFAVDTAGSEHFTLMVKDLSTGQVLPDRIDDVHFGVTWAADNRTLFYTRTDASQRPDRIFRHAVGTPTASDVKVHEDADPLFRVSVERTKDNRFIVVGSESYTTSEAMVAPAAGPFTFRMVSPRQDGVIYSVEHQGDHFVIRTNADGANNFKLVQAPDADPSRRAWRELVPARDSVLIDGMDVFRNFLVLYERGNALRQIRVRDVRSGREHAISFDEPVFNASPGSNPEYNTDTLRFGYTSLVTPSSVYDYDMGRRERMLRKQTEVLGGYDPARYASERTWARASDGTMVPVSLVYKKPFVRDGSRPLLLYAYGSYGISTDPAFSVANLSLLDRGVVYAIAHIRGGQEMGRGWYDQGKMMNKRNTFTDFIAAAEHLVGERYTSRERLAIRGGSAGGLLMGAVVNLRPDLFRAVVADVPFVDVINTMADASIPLTTAEWVQWGNPVASEQEYRYMLSYSPYDNVEAKAYPTMLVTTGLNDPRVAYWEPAKWVARLRATRTDDNLLLLRTNMGAGHGGSSGRYDALRETAFRYAFVLHNLGIDR; encoded by the coding sequence ATGTACAGCCGCACCGCGCGAACCCTCATGCTCCTTGCCCCCGTTCTGGCGGCGGCGCCCGCCGCCGCGCAGACCGCGCGCGACCTGCCGCGGCCGCCGGTGGCGCGGGTGCTTCCCCGTACGGACACGCTGCATGGCGACGTGCGCGTGGACAACTACTTCTGGCTGCGCGACCGCGCCAACCCGGAAGTCATCTCGTACCTGCAGGCGGAAAACCGCTACGCCGACACGGCCATGGCCGGCACCCGCGCGCTTCAGGAAACGCTGTACCAGGAAATGGTCGGCCGCATCAAGCAGAACGACCTTTCCGTTCCGGACCGCATCGGGCCGTACTTCTACTACTCGCGCACGGAAGAGGGAAAGCAGTATCCCATCTACGTGCGCCGCCGCGGCAGCATGACCGCGCCCGAGGAAGTGATCTTCGACCAGAACCGCATGGCCGAGGGGCACGGCTACTACTCGCTGGGCGCGTTCGCCGTCAGCCCGGACCACCGCATGCTTGCGTTCGCGGTGGACACGGCGGGCTCGGAGCACTTCACGCTGATGGTAAAGGACCTCAGCACCGGCCAGGTGCTGCCGGACCGCATTGACGACGTGCACTTCGGCGTGACGTGGGCGGCGGACAACCGCACCCTGTTCTACACGCGCACCGATGCGTCGCAGCGCCCGGACCGCATCTTCCGCCACGCCGTGGGCACCCCCACCGCGTCGGACGTCAAGGTGCACGAGGATGCCGACCCGCTCTTTCGCGTGAGCGTGGAGCGCACCAAGGACAACCGCTTCATCGTGGTGGGCTCGGAAAGCTACACGACGTCCGAGGCGATGGTGGCGCCCGCGGCGGGCCCCTTCACCTTCCGCATGGTTTCGCCGCGGCAGGACGGCGTCATCTATTCCGTGGAGCACCAGGGCGACCACTTCGTCATCCGCACCAACGCCGACGGGGCCAACAACTTCAAGCTGGTGCAGGCGCCGGACGCCGATCCGTCGCGCCGCGCGTGGCGGGAACTGGTGCCCGCGCGCGACTCCGTGCTGATCGACGGCATGGACGTGTTCCGCAACTTCCTGGTGCTGTACGAGCGGGGCAACGCGCTGCGGCAGATCCGCGTGCGCGACGTGCGCAGCGGGCGGGAGCACGCCATCTCCTTTGACGAGCCGGTGTTCAACGCGTCGCCGGGAAGCAATCCGGAATACAACACGGATACGCTGCGCTTCGGCTACACCTCGCTGGTCACGCCGTCGTCCGTGTACGACTACGACATGGGACGGCGCGAGCGCATGCTGCGCAAACAGACCGAGGTGCTGGGCGGGTACGATCCCGCGCGGTACGCCAGCGAGCGCACCTGGGCGCGCGCGTCAGACGGGACGATGGTCCCCGTCTCGCTCGTCTACAAAAAGCCGTTCGTGCGTGACGGAAGCCGGCCGCTGCTGCTGTACGCGTACGGATCGTACGGCATCAGCACCGATCCGGCGTTCAGCGTGGCCAACCTGAGCCTGCTGGACCGCGGGGTGGTGTACGCCATCGCGCACATCCGCGGCGGGCAGGAGATGGGCCGCGGCTGGTACGACCAGGGCAAGATGATGAACAAGCGCAACACGTTCACCGACTTCATCGCGGCGGCCGAGCACCTGGTGGGCGAGCGCTACACCTCGCGCGAGCGGCTGGCCATCCGCGGCGGCAGCGCGGGCGGGCTGCTGATGGGCGCGGTGGTGAACCTGCGCCCGGACCTGTTCCGCGCGGTGGTGGCGGACGTGCCGTTCGTGGACGTCATCAACACCATGGCCGACGCCAGCATTCCGCTCACGACGGCGGAGTGGGTGCAGTGGGGCAACCCGGTGGCGAGCGAGCAGGAGTACCGCTACATGCTTTCCTACTCGCCGTACGACAACGTGGAGGCCAAGGCGTACCCCACCATGCTGGTGACGACGGGGCTGAACGATCCGCGGGTGGCGTACTGGGAGCCGGCCAAGTGGGTGGCCCGCCTGCGCGCCACGCGCACCGACGACAACCTGCTGCTTCTGCGCACCAACATGGGCGCGGGCCACGGCGGCTCGTCGGGCCGGTACGACGCGCTGCGCGAGACGGCGTTCCGGTACGCGTTCGTGCTGCACAATCTCGGGATCGACCGGTGA
- the cysK gene encoding cysteine synthase A, which produces MSRGRIYGDITQTMGGTPLIQLNRLGAGLPGRIVVKHEGFNPFNSVKDRIGAAMVDDAIARGDLRPGMVVVDPTSGNTGIGVAYAAVARGYRCIFTMPETMTIERRNLLRALGCKVVLTEGAKGMKGAIARAEAIAAALGDRAWMARQFDNPANPAVHFRTTGPEIWEDTDGHIDVFIAGVGTGGTISGAGRYLKERRADLRIIAVEPAESPVISGGQPGPHKQQGIGPGFVPGNLDRQIYDEVIQVTNDDAIATARRLAREEAIFAGISSGSITWAALQVAARPEMEGKLIVSVICDFGERYLSNPVYADQPEPDFSEYEDALAEPATPSA; this is translated from the coding sequence ATGTCACGCGGCAGAATCTACGGCGACATCACGCAGACCATGGGCGGCACGCCGCTCATTCAGCTCAACCGCCTGGGCGCGGGGCTGCCCGGGCGCATCGTGGTCAAGCACGAAGGCTTCAATCCCTTCAACTCCGTCAAGGACCGCATCGGCGCCGCGATGGTGGACGATGCCATCGCCCGCGGCGACCTGCGGCCGGGGATGGTGGTGGTGGATCCCACCAGCGGCAACACGGGGATCGGCGTGGCGTACGCGGCCGTTGCGCGCGGCTACCGCTGCATCTTCACCATGCCCGAGACAATGACCATCGAACGGCGCAACCTGCTGCGCGCGCTGGGCTGCAAGGTGGTGCTCACGGAAGGCGCCAAGGGGATGAAGGGCGCCATCGCCCGCGCGGAGGCGATCGCCGCGGCGCTGGGCGACCGGGCTTGGATGGCGCGCCAGTTCGACAATCCCGCGAATCCCGCCGTGCACTTTCGCACTACGGGGCCGGAGATCTGGGAGGATACGGACGGCCATATCGACGTCTTCATCGCCGGCGTCGGCACGGGCGGCACCATCAGCGGCGCGGGGCGCTATCTGAAGGAGCGGCGGGCGGACCTGCGCATCATTGCGGTGGAGCCGGCGGAAAGCCCGGTGATCAGCGGCGGGCAGCCGGGGCCGCACAAGCAGCAGGGGATCGGGCCGGGGTTCGTGCCGGGCAACCTGGACCGGCAGATCTATGACGAGGTCATCCAGGTGACCAACGACGACGCGATCGCCACCGCGCGGCGGCTGGCGCGCGAGGAGGCGATCTTCGCGGGGATCTCGTCGGGGTCCATCACGTGGGCGGCGCTGCAGGTGGCGGCGCGGCCGGAGATGGAGGGAAAGCTGATCGTGTCGGTGATCTGCGACTTCGGGGAGCGATACCTGTCCAACCCGGTGTATGCGGACCAGCCGGAACCCGACTTCAGCGAGTACGAAGACGCGCTCGCCGAGCCCGCCACACCGTCGGCGTGA
- a CDS encoding DUF2339 domain-containing protein produces the protein MSSPQDNFLEARIARLERMVEEIHQRLPALAGTPPAPEAGFPAAPQPPEQPAVPPLFPQQAWPGSHTVPPLFPGQAQPRALPPIHAGAGPAVGRAPAPVIPDELAALLQWDSQTWLNRLGIVMLLLGVALLFRYSIDRGWLTNEVRVAFGAAVGAVLTGIGLRMDRERRFSAVLLGGGLAAFYITGWAAFNLYALVPYTIAFIALVAITAAASGLALWRSEPALAVLGSAGGLGVPLLLGISYASPMGLAAYTSMILAWTAVPYIRRGWRSTVWTANGFAWTLLALYANWLPTTFQATTAGRGWIQAAALFAWVILGALPIARRVGGWFSQSHARHAERRWSGLESLHWYGIAIVPPAMLVLVTALTWRMWNQSWGVVTICVAAAYALAAAGLRRRDIRMARVLLISAAALLPVGCLGALEGPVLLVSIAAQMLALHVLAIRGAGPAARWMAHKLFVVAGLWTLYRIAVPGEASAGRVLADVAVVAAVFASSFAIRVRDEIVIYRVYAHIGVMGIVLREVATRPGGQGIATIIWCAYGLGLLLLATKRGSATMERLAIATLLATVAKLFMVDLARLDALFRVLIFLGFGAVFLWLSYSLAGWWRPAAPAEPPASPAGRDG, from the coding sequence ATGAGCAGTCCCCAAGACAATTTTCTGGAAGCGCGGATCGCGCGGCTGGAGCGGATGGTGGAGGAAATCCACCAGCGCCTTCCCGCCCTCGCGGGCACGCCTCCGGCTCCCGAAGCCGGCTTCCCGGCCGCGCCGCAACCGCCGGAGCAGCCCGCGGTCCCGCCGCTGTTCCCGCAGCAGGCGTGGCCGGGCTCACACACGGTTCCGCCGCTCTTTCCCGGGCAGGCACAGCCGCGCGCGCTCCCGCCGATCCATGCCGGAGCCGGGCCGGCGGTCGGGCGCGCACCCGCGCCGGTGATCCCCGACGAACTCGCCGCGCTGCTGCAGTGGGACAGCCAGACCTGGCTCAACCGGCTGGGCATCGTCATGCTCCTGCTTGGCGTGGCGCTGCTGTTCCGCTACTCCATCGACCGGGGCTGGCTCACCAACGAGGTGCGCGTGGCCTTTGGCGCGGCGGTGGGCGCGGTGCTGACGGGCATCGGGCTGCGGATGGACCGCGAGCGCCGCTTTTCCGCCGTGCTGCTGGGCGGCGGGCTGGCGGCGTTCTACATCACGGGGTGGGCCGCGTTCAACCTGTACGCGCTGGTGCCGTACACGATCGCGTTCATCGCCCTGGTCGCCATCACCGCGGCGGCGAGCGGGCTGGCGCTGTGGCGGAGCGAGCCGGCGCTGGCCGTGCTGGGGTCGGCGGGCGGGCTGGGTGTGCCGCTGCTGCTGGGGATCTCGTACGCCAGCCCGATGGGACTCGCCGCGTATACCTCCATGATCCTGGCGTGGACCGCCGTTCCATACATCCGGCGCGGCTGGCGGTCCACTGTGTGGACGGCCAACGGCTTCGCGTGGACGCTGCTGGCGCTGTACGCCAACTGGCTTCCGACCACTTTTCAGGCGACGACGGCCGGGCGCGGGTGGATTCAGGCGGCGGCGCTGTTTGCGTGGGTGATCCTGGGCGCGCTTCCCATTGCGCGGCGCGTGGGCGGATGGTTCTCCCAGTCGCACGCGCGGCACGCGGAGCGCCGCTGGTCCGGGCTGGAGTCGCTGCACTGGTACGGAATCGCCATCGTCCCCCCGGCCATGCTGGTGCTGGTGACGGCGCTCACCTGGCGGATGTGGAACCAGTCGTGGGGTGTGGTGACGATCTGCGTGGCGGCGGCGTACGCCCTCGCGGCGGCGGGGCTGCGGCGGCGCGACATCCGCATGGCGCGCGTGCTCCTGATCTCCGCGGCCGCGCTGCTCCCCGTGGGGTGCCTGGGCGCGCTCGAGGGGCCGGTGCTGCTGGTGTCCATCGCCGCGCAGATGCTGGCGCTGCACGTGCTCGCCATCCGCGGCGCGGGGCCGGCGGCGCGGTGGATGGCGCACAAGCTGTTCGTGGTGGCCGGGCTGTGGACGCTGTACCGCATCGCGGTGCCCGGCGAGGCGAGCGCGGGGCGCGTGCTGGCGGATGTGGCCGTAGTGGCCGCCGTCTTCGCGTCGTCGTTCGCCATCCGCGTGCGGGACGAGATCGTCATCTACCGCGTCTATGCGCACATCGGGGTGATGGGGATCGTGCTGCGCGAGGTGGCGACGCGGCCGGGAGGGCAGGGGATCGCCACGATCATCTGGTGCGCGTACGGCCTGGGGCTGCTGCTGCTGGCCACCAAGCGCGGATCGGCGACGATGGAACGGCTGGCGATCGCCACGCTGCTGGCGACGGTCGCCAAGCTGTTCATGGTGGACCTGGCGCGGCTGGATGCGCTGTTCCGCGTGCTGATTTTTCTGGGATTCGGCGCGGTGTTCCTGTGGCTCAGCTACTCGCTCGCGGGGTGGTGGCGCCCCGCCGCGCCGGCCGAGCCCCCCGCGAGCCCGGCGGGCCGCGACGGATGA
- the rodA gene encoding rod shape-determining protein RodA: MKRYAQVRLGDPVLFWLVVGLAVFGICMIFSAGAVDVPGTRAEGTWRQQLIFFTLAILLVPVLLRVRFGWLEWGAQPAYALGLVLLMAALVFGSGGTTGASTKSWIRVGPVGLQPSEVAKIATALMLARVLGEWREPPKTLWALWKPIGVVALPMGLVMLQPDLGSALAFASILVWCLYWAGTPVLTIFFLISPLLSLFLSISVWVWGFYIVLLMAMLFWRNAFISEKISIFVANAVAGAVALPLWNMLKPYQKARFMVFLDPASDPRGTGYNLIQSRVAIGSGGWFGKGFMEGPQKRLAFLPEQHTDFIFAVIGEELGFIGVLAVLLTFGLIFWRLIRVAERSRDPFGSLVPIGILGSWFTHVLINVGMTVGVMPVTGIPLPFISYGGSFLLVNLLAMAVIQRIAAEKAR; the protein is encoded by the coding sequence ATGAAGCGCTACGCGCAGGTGCGGCTGGGAGACCCGGTGCTCTTCTGGCTGGTGGTGGGGCTGGCCGTCTTCGGGATCTGCATGATCTTCAGCGCCGGCGCCGTGGACGTTCCCGGCACCCGTGCCGAGGGGACGTGGCGCCAGCAGCTCATCTTCTTCACCCTCGCCATCCTGCTGGTGCCGGTGCTGCTGAGGGTGCGCTTCGGATGGCTGGAGTGGGGCGCGCAGCCGGCGTACGCGCTGGGGCTGGTGCTGCTGATGGCGGCGCTGGTGTTCGGCAGCGGCGGCACGACCGGCGCAAGCACCAAGAGCTGGATCCGCGTGGGACCCGTGGGCCTGCAGCCCTCGGAGGTGGCCAAGATCGCCACCGCGCTCATGCTGGCGCGGGTGCTGGGCGAATGGCGCGAGCCGCCCAAGACGCTGTGGGCGCTGTGGAAGCCCATCGGCGTCGTCGCGCTCCCCATGGGGCTGGTGATGCTGCAGCCGGACCTGGGCTCGGCGCTGGCCTTCGCCAGTATCCTGGTGTGGTGCCTGTACTGGGCCGGCACGCCGGTGCTCACGATCTTCTTTCTGATCAGCCCGCTGCTCAGCCTGTTCCTGAGCATCAGCGTGTGGGTGTGGGGCTTCTACATCGTCCTGCTGATGGCGATGCTCTTCTGGCGCAACGCCTTCATCAGCGAAAAGATCTCCATCTTCGTGGCCAACGCGGTGGCCGGCGCCGTGGCGCTGCCGCTGTGGAACATGCTGAAGCCATATCAGAAGGCGCGCTTCATGGTGTTCCTGGACCCGGCGAGCGACCCGCGGGGCACGGGGTACAACCTGATCCAGAGCCGCGTGGCCATCGGCAGCGGCGGCTGGTTCGGCAAGGGCTTCATGGAAGGTCCGCAGAAACGGCTGGCCTTCCTTCCCGAGCAGCACACCGACTTCATCTTTGCCGTCATCGGCGAAGAATTGGGGTTCATCGGCGTGCTTGCCGTGCTGCTGACCTTCGGGCTGATCTTCTGGCGGCTGATCCGCGTCGCGGAGCGCTCGCGCGATCCGTTCGGCTCTCTGGTGCCCATCGGCATTCTGGGAAGCTGGTTCACCCACGTGCTCATCAACGTGGGGATGACGGTGGGGGTGATGCCCGTGACCGGCATTCCGCTTCCCTTCATCAGCTACGGCGGCTCGTTCCTGCTGGTGAACCTGCTGGCGATGGCCGTCATCCAGCGAATCGCGGCCGAGAAGGCGCGCTGA
- the mreC gene encoding rod shape-determining protein MreC: MPSPFQDGVGHALRSTVLYPFVALQRGAADREGRFADVGRLRSERDSLASFLVGQATLASENRQLRQLLGFRERLTYSFVPAEGRWVAGQGSQGLLRLSVGRRDGLRDGAAVITADGLAGQVGQLGSATAMMKAWTHPDFAVSVMTQDGETYGVAHPIQREGIDMLAFSPVAFHTAPDTGALIVTSGEGGTYPQGIPVGRVAGEGKDPGGWQRIYYVRPLVTPGQVSHVLVLGDPVQGASDQNLAAAWGVRLTAPAPADSAARGLSPDAAAPARPAAPRPAAPRPAAPRPRPRPVDPTPELPGRPVFPGEPQAPPATQNPGE; the protein is encoded by the coding sequence ATGCCCAGCCCGTTTCAGGACGGCGTGGGGCACGCTCTCCGCAGCACCGTGCTCTACCCGTTCGTGGCGCTGCAGCGCGGCGCCGCCGACCGCGAGGGCCGCTTTGCCGACGTGGGCCGCCTGCGCTCCGAGCGCGACAGCCTGGCCTCGTTCCTGGTGGGGCAGGCCACGCTCGCCTCCGAGAACCGGCAGCTGCGCCAGCTGCTGGGCTTCCGCGAGCGGCTGACCTACTCGTTCGTCCCCGCCGAGGGGCGCTGGGTGGCGGGGCAGGGCTCGCAGGGGCTGCTGCGCCTGTCCGTGGGCCGGCGCGACGGGCTGCGCGACGGCGCCGCCGTGATCACCGCCGACGGGCTGGCGGGGCAGGTGGGGCAGCTGGGAAGCGCCACCGCCATGATGAAGGCCTGGACGCACCCGGACTTCGCGGTCTCGGTGATGACCCAGGACGGCGAAACCTACGGCGTGGCGCACCCCATTCAGCGCGAGGGGATCGACATGCTGGCCTTCAGCCCGGTGGCGTTCCACACCGCGCCCGACACCGGCGCGCTGATCGTCACCTCGGGTGAGGGCGGCACCTATCCGCAGGGCATTCCCGTGGGCCGCGTGGCCGGCGAGGGCAAGGACCCCGGCGGGTGGCAGCGCATCTACTACGTCCGCCCGCTGGTGACGCCCGGACAGGTGTCGCACGTGCTGGTGCTGGGCGATCCGGTGCAGGGCGCGTCGGACCAGAACCTGGCCGCCGCGTGGGGCGTGCGCCTCACCGCGCCGGCCCCGGCCGATTCGGCGGCGCGCGGGCTGAGCCCCGATGCCGCGGCCCCGGCCCGTCCGGCGGCGCCCAGGCCCGCCGCGCCGCGCCCGGCCGCACCGCGTCCGCGGCCCCGCCCGGTGGACCCCACGCCGGAACTGCCCGGCCGTCCCGTATTTCCGGGTGAGCCCCAGGCTCCGCCCGCCACCCAGAATCCGGGAGAGTAG
- a CDS encoding D-TA family PLP-dependent enzyme gives MPDRALHVDQIQTPAPVVDVNRMHANLRRAAEYTAAHGLAWRPHAKTHKSPALAAEQLRAGAVGLTVATPREAEVMSGAVDDLLLAYPPIGRAKLDRLMALPERVRLSVGLDSAEALAGLAEAAHASGRTVGVLVEADAGMGRVGVQSPADALALARMAADAPGLEFRGLMFYPGHVRSHVEEQDSAIRALAARIAEFVDALTAAGLAPRVVSGGSTPTFWRSHEVAGLTEVRPGTQIFNDRTTAEIGACGWDECAYSVLATVVSVAVPGQAVVDAGSKALSREEIRADASGFGALLDRPEIVVKSVSEEHGLLDLSATDWRPRVGDRVRIVPNHVCVSVNLHERIYGVRGDDVVDVWEVEARGR, from the coding sequence ATGCCTGATCGCGCGCTGCACGTAGACCAGATCCAGACGCCCGCGCCCGTGGTGGACGTAAACCGCATGCACGCCAACCTGCGCCGCGCCGCGGAGTACACCGCCGCGCACGGCCTGGCGTGGCGGCCACACGCCAAGACGCACAAGAGCCCGGCGCTCGCGGCGGAGCAGCTTCGCGCGGGCGCCGTGGGCCTCACCGTGGCCACGCCGCGCGAGGCGGAGGTGATGTCGGGCGCGGTGGATGACCTGCTGCTTGCGTATCCCCCCATCGGGCGTGCCAAGCTTGACCGGCTGATGGCGCTTCCCGAGCGGGTGCGCCTGTCCGTGGGGCTGGATTCCGCCGAGGCGCTGGCGGGGCTGGCGGAGGCGGCGCACGCGTCCGGGCGCACGGTGGGCGTGCTGGTGGAGGCGGATGCGGGGATGGGACGCGTGGGCGTGCAGTCGCCCGCGGATGCGCTGGCGCTCGCGCGCATGGCGGCGGACGCGCCGGGGCTGGAGTTCCGCGGACTGATGTTCTATCCCGGCCACGTCCGCAGCCACGTGGAGGAGCAGGATTCGGCGATCCGCGCGCTGGCCGCACGGATCGCGGAGTTCGTGGACGCGCTCACGGCGGCGGGGCTCGCGCCGCGGGTCGTCAGCGGGGGGTCCACGCCCACGTTCTGGCGCTCGCACGAGGTGGCGGGGCTTACGGAAGTGCGGCCCGGCACGCAGATCTTCAACGACCGCACGACGGCGGAAATCGGCGCGTGCGGCTGGGACGAGTGCGCGTACTCGGTGCTGGCGACGGTGGTTTCGGTGGCTGTGCCCGGGCAGGCGGTGGTGGATGCGGGGAGCAAGGCGCTTTCCCGCGAGGAGATCCGCGCGGATGCGTCGGGATTCGGTGCGCTGCTGGACCGCCCGGAGATCGTGGTGAAGTCCGTGTCCGAGGAGCACGGCCTGCTGGACCTGTCCGCGACGGACTGGCGGCCGCGGGTGGGCGACCGCGTGCGCATCGTGCCCAACCACGTCTGCGTGTCCGTCAATCTCCACGAGCGCATCTACGGCGTGCGCGGCGACGATGTGGTGGATGTGTGGGAGGTCGAGGCCCGCGGGCGTTGA